In Pseudomonas sp. Leaf58, one DNA window encodes the following:
- a CDS encoding phage holin family protein codes for MDNDANGAGASGKRLGAAALGLLHSHIELFGIELQEQKGRTLSLLLFAGLALVFALLLLTALSGLLLVLLWDSYRLAGIIGLCVFYAIAALYCGLRLKAAVFDESSPFGATLEELAKDRERLLP; via the coding sequence ATGGACAATGACGCCAACGGCGCCGGCGCCTCGGGCAAGCGCCTGGGCGCAGCCGCGCTGGGGCTGTTGCACAGCCATATCGAACTGTTCGGTATCGAGTTGCAGGAGCAAAAGGGCCGCACCTTGAGCCTGCTGCTGTTCGCCGGCCTTGCCTTGGTATTCGCCCTGCTGCTGCTGACGGCGCTGTCCGGGCTGCTGCTGGTGCTGTTGTGGGACAGCTACCGCCTGGCTGGCATCATCGGCCTGTGCGTGTTCTACGCCATCGCCGCGCTGTACTGCGGGTTGCGCCTCAAGGCCGCGGTGTTCGACGAGTCGTCACCTTTCGGCGCCACCCTCGAAGAACTCGCCAAGGACCGGGAGCGCCTGTTGCCATGA
- a CDS encoding YqjD family protein encodes MASKSAKTAQEILMADFQALVRDTEKLLADTANLAGDQADELREQIHERLAQARDTLQLTQDSVRERGQAALGSAEQYVQENPWQAIGIAAGVGLLIGLLANRR; translated from the coding sequence ATGGCCAGCAAATCGGCAAAGACTGCACAAGAGATATTGATGGCTGACTTCCAGGCCTTGGTCCGCGACACCGAAAAGCTGTTGGCCGATACCGCCAACCTGGCCGGCGACCAGGCGGACGAATTGCGCGAACAGATCCACGAGCGCCTGGCCCAGGCCCGCGACACCTTGCAGTTGACCCAAGACTCGGTGCGCGAGCGCGGCCAGGCTGCATTGGGCAGCGCCGAGCAATATGTGCAGGAAAACCCGTGGCAGGCGATAGGTATCGCGGCCGGTGTCGGGCTGTTGATCGGCTTGCTGGCCAACCGGCGCTAA